The genomic region GCAATATACGCGTTCGGCGCTCTATCCTTTGGCGCGCTACATCAACCAGACGTTGGCTATCTGGTTGAAGCGAAAGTACAAGCGCTTCCATCACCGCTTGGGACGCGCGCGTCTCTTCCTGGAGAAGATCGCGCGTGAGAACCGCAGGCTCTTTGTGCATTGGCAACTCGGCGATGGCGGCAAGCTTGCCTGATGGGAGCCGGGTGAGGCGAGAGTCTCACGCCCGGTTGTGTGTCCAGCGAAGGCTGGCATGTTCAGCAGGAGACAAACCTGCCGGGGTAGAAGTCAGAGCCCCGTAGTTTGGATAGCAGAGGTGATGGAAACTGAAACTCTGAAGCCTATCGACAAAGTCTCCACGTGGTGCCGACCGCGCCGCCACCATGGCGACGCTAATCATGACGGCAAAGCTCAATGACGTCGATCCGCAAGCCTGGCTGGCGGACGTCTTGGCCCGCATCGCCGGCACCCCGCAAGGTCGGCTCAATGAGCTGCTGCCTTGGGAATGGAAGAACAGCCCTGTTCAGTCTGCGGCCTGATCGGGCCACCGCACCGCGGATCATCCCGCGGCCCTCACCGGCTTTCAATTACCCACAAATTCTCCTCCGACCATGGCGCCCAGCGCGATGTCGGTGAGGCGTGACAGCCCGCGCCACATGACCGTATTGCCGGGCGGCGGATCGCTGGCGCGGGCGAGATAACCGCCGAGCCGGGCGATCTTGATCAGATAGTGCGAGAGCGTTCTCCGTCTTGCTCTTGGTTTGTCGTTGACGAGGCGATCGAGCACGCCGATTTCAGTCGCAGTCAACGCGAGCGTTGGTGGCGCGTCTGGGGCGGAACGGTTGAGCATCGTCATCCAGAAGACCCGCCAACTCAGGATGCAAAAGAGCGAGATCAGGTTGGTCAGACGCTGGGCGGTCCTAAGCTTCGACTCCTCAGCTTTGCAGCCCGATTTGAGGATCTTGTGGAACACCTCGATCTTCCATCTCAAACCATACCATTCGAGCTTCTCAATGACGTCGGTGCGGGAACCAACAGGCAGGTCGGTGATCAGCTTCCAATCGATCTTTTTTCTGTTTTTCGGCGTCCCGCGCTCTTCGGCATGGATCACTGTCAGGGTCAGAGCGGGATAGCGCTTCTGCTTTCCGATCGGCGGCAGAACGCGTATCTTGCGATACCTGATCTCAAGAACGGCTTGGTCGGGATCGCCGTTGCTGTCTCTGACTTCGATGCGATGGAGCCCTTTGACGGCGACCTCGTCCATTTCGTCGGCGATGGTGTGATCCCCGTCTCCAGCCAAGCGGTCGACGCAGGTCCTGATCAGGAAATGGGTTCCGATCTCCTGTGCTGCGCAGAAGAGTTCGTAGATGTCACTCTCGCGATCACCAATATGGATGCATCGTCCCGGATGATCCAAGAGTTGCGTAGACTGCTTCAGATTTTCCAACCACCGGACGCTTTCCTTTTTCTCGATGGGAATCCGGGTCGGATTGATCTTCTTTTTAAGCGCTGCCGTCCCCTTGAATTTCTTCCGGGTCCAGAACTTAACGGCCGCCAACCCCAGCGGCACCCCCTCGATTGTAACCGCGAGGCTCGAATGCATCAGGATGCCGCAAACCGTGTGCGATCTGAGGCGACCTGCCTTATCCCGTCCACTGTTTATGCTCTTGGTGATGCCGATCGCTTCTGACTTCTCGCGTTGATAGCTGAACTCGGTTGTATCGTGCAGCACAAGAACGAGATCTCCAGTGGCGGCGGCACGATCACGTGTCGATTGGAAATGGCCGGCCAGAATGTCCGCTTCGCTGACCCGGTCGTTAGAGAAGAAGCGGTAGGCTGCCTTGGTATTCGCCCAATCCTGGCAGACGAGCGGAATGCTTTGTCCCATGGCGCTTCCAATCTGCGTGAGCAGTTTGCGGAATCTGTCGCCGAGCCGCGCGTCCCTAAACTCGCATCCACTACTCTCTCGATCAATCCAACATTCCCCGTCCAAGGACCGCAAACAGCCTCTTGTCGATCGATCCCTTAATGTCAGCCCCATAGAGCACCCCCTCGCGAATCAGGTGCTCAGCAAGGAATCACAAGTGATTCTTTCGATTCAAGATTTCGCCGATCAGCGGATCAGCTCGAGTGGTCAAAGTTATGGGTAATTGAAAGCCTCACCGGACGGTTACGTTCTTAGGTCTGGAATGGGCGCAACAAGACCAGCCCCGCGGCTTGGGTCCGGGCATGTTCGCGCGCTTGGTGCCTCGATCAGCACTAAGCTGACGGTCATCTGGAGCACCAATGCTCTCACAAGGCGTTGGAGCCAACTATAAAACACCGCCATACCCCAGCAGAGGAATGGCTAGGATTAGGGTGCCTTTGAGCTCGACGGCACGCGGGCGCTGGTCAGGGACTTGGCGGGAAGACGTCAGACCCGAACCGTAGCAGTCTCGTCATCGACCGGTAGGTACCGCAAAGCCAGCTACGGGCTTGATGTCGGCTTGCGCTATTTAGCGCGCGCAGCTGGTCGAACTGCGACGTCTCGCCGTTGAGGGTCCACAATCGGCGCGTTCGTAAGACATCAATGTGACGCAGGAGCGGACGCTAGAGCTAAGGCGGCTTCCGGAGATGGCAAAAATTCTGATGGACGGTTGCGGAGCCGACGTGCTCGGCAGCCCCACTGTCGCGTTCAGGTCGTCCGGTTGTAACCAAAGCACCGCAGCTCGGATGGGGCCCGGCTGCGCGCCACGATCAAGGCAGCAGCCTGCCAAGTCCGCGGTGAGGCTCGCCGGTCGGCCTTTTCCCGCGCGCTTCGCAATAAGATCGATCTCCTCGCGATCAGCAAATTCGCTAAAAGAACGAGAAACAGCTGGCCGGTCCGACGGCTGCGGGCTCGGCAAGCCCATTTATATCAAGACTAAAGGGCACCTGCTGCCGAGTGGTTGCGAAATCGAGATCTTTTCTCCCCTCGCAAAATCGATTGCGAGTATAACGTGCGTGCCCATTTGCTGGCCTCGAGTGTCGCTGCACCTGTCGCCGATGCGTACGCATTGGTGCCCGACATCCTGAGCCACATCGGCCAGTAGCCTATTCGTCTTTTGGAGGGTAGAGAACTGCCCGGAACACTA from Bradyrhizobium sp. CB1015 harbors:
- a CDS encoding IS4 family transposase, producing MGLTLRDRSTRGCLRSLDGECWIDRESSGCEFRDARLGDRFRKLLTQIGSAMGQSIPLVCQDWANTKAAYRFFSNDRVSEADILAGHFQSTRDRAAATGDLVLVLHDTTEFSYQREKSEAIGITKSINSGRDKAGRLRSHTVCGILMHSSLAVTIEGVPLGLAAVKFWTRKKFKGTAALKKKINPTRIPIEKKESVRWLENLKQSTQLLDHPGRCIHIGDRESDIYELFCAAQEIGTHFLIRTCVDRLAGDGDHTIADEMDEVAVKGLHRIEVRDSNGDPDQAVLEIRYRKIRVLPPIGKQKRYPALTLTVIHAEERGTPKNRKKIDWKLITDLPVGSRTDVIEKLEWYGLRWKIEVFHKILKSGCKAEESKLRTAQRLTNLISLFCILSWRVFWMTMLNRSAPDAPPTLALTATEIGVLDRLVNDKPRARRRTLSHYLIKIARLGGYLARASDPPPGNTVMWRGLSRLTDIALGAMVGGEFVGN